CGAAATGAAAGATGTCTTTGTTGAGAGCCTGTTGCCCGAAGGTTTTAAAGGGATAGACTCTGTTGATATGTTTTTCAAAAAGCTCCCTCAATTGGATGAAGTATATGAGAGAAAGGTATCCGCTGCGGAGAAGAAAGGAAGGGTTCTCAGGTACATCGCCTCGATAGAGGATGGAAAGGCAGAGGTTCGGTTGAAGGAGGTGGATGTCCGTCATCCATTCTTCCACCTGAGGGGGAGGGATAATATCGTCTCCTTTCACACGAAGCGATATAGCCGGTTTCCCCTTGTAGTCAAGGGACCTGGTGCAGGGGCTGAGGTGACGGCAGCGGGGGTTCTCGCAGATATAATCCGAATATCGAATTATTTGATGTAACGATGAAGGGACTGAAGGAAGTTAAAGTTTTTGCTCCGGCAACGGTGGCGAATCTCGTATGTGCCTTTGACATACTTGGGGTTGCCCTCGAGACCCCTGGGGATGAGGTCGTTTTGAGGTTGAGAAAAGAGCCGGGGATAAAGATAAGCAAGATAACCGGTGATGGAGGAAGGCTTCCCCTCGATCCGGAAAGGAATGTGGCTACCATAGCGATGGCTTCGATGATGAGCTCCTTGAAGGTGAAGGAGGGCGTGGAGGTGGAGCTTATAAAGAAGATGCCCATTTCAAGCGGACTCGGTTCCAGTGCAGCGAGCTCCGTCGCCGGGGTTTTTGCCTTGAATGTCCTTTTGGGTGAGCCCCTTTCAAAGGAGGAGCTTCTGCCCTTTGCGTTGGAGGGAGAGAAGTTTGCCAGCAAGGAGGCACATGCGGATAATGTAGCCCCCTCTCTTTTCGGAGGGGTAATCCTTGTAAGGAGTATATCTCCCCTTGAGATTGTGAGGATATCCTATCCTGAGTCCATTTATTTTGGTATCGTTCATCCAAAAATGGAAATAGAGACGAAGAAAGCCCGGCAGATACTTCCCCAGAAGGTTCCGTTGAAAAAAGCGGTGATCCAATGGGGAAACATTGCCGGATTGATAGCCGGGCTTATGAAAAAGGACCTCAAGCTGATCTCAGCTTCCCTTTCCGATGTGATCATAGAGCCGGTCCGCTCCAAGCTGATCCCCAATTTCGAGAGGGCGAAGGAGGTCGCCTTGAAAGAGGGCGCCCTTGCTTTTGGGATCTCAGGTTCAGGTCCTTCGGTTTTTGCCCTTTGTTCCTCGAGGGAAGAAGCGAGCTTTGTGGCGAAGAAGGTGAGCGAGGACTTTGAGAAAGCGGGGCTATCCAGCGACATCTACATCTCCGGGGTTAATGAAGAAGGACCCAAGATAGTTTACAGGAGGGGTTGAGTTGAAATACCTGAGCACAAAGGGGAGGGCTGAGCCGGTTAGTCTAAGGGAGGCGGTTTTAAAGGGGATGCCGGATGACGGAGGGCTCTTTTTCCCCGAGCATATACCCCGAGTAAGTACCGAATTCTTGAGGGAGATGGATGCTCTCTCATTTCAAGAGATATCCCTTGAGGTGGCGAGGCTTTTCTTCAGCGAAGATATATCCGAGGAGGAATTGGAGGGATTTATCCGGAACTCGATAACCTTTGATGCTCCCCTGAAGAGGGTGAAGGAAAATGTTTATAGCCTTGAACTCTTCTTTGGACCAACCCTCGCCTTCAAGGACTTCGGGGCTCGGTTTATGGCAGAGATGGTATCTTATTTTGCTAAAAAGGAGGGGAAGAAGTTAACCGTTCTCGTGGCGACCTCAGGGGATACCGGCAGTGCAGTGGCGAACGCCTTTTACCAAAAGGAGGGGATAGAGGTCTTCATACTCTATCCAAGTGGGAAGATCAGCAAGAACCAGGAACTGCAGATTACAACCTATGATAAGAACATTACCGCGCTTGAGATAAAAGGGACCTTTGACGATTGCCAGAGGCTGGTTAAGACGGCATTCCTTGATAGGGAGCTGAACGATAGACTTAATCTCACCTCCGCCAATTCCATAAACATCGCCCGATTAATCCCCCAGTCGTTCTACTATTTTTATGGATTTTCCCAGCTTAAAGGGAGAAAGGAGAGGGTTATCATCAGCGTCCCCAGTGGCAATTTTGGAAATCTCACTGCCGGCATAATAGCGAAGAAGATGGGCCTTCCCATTCATAAATTTGTTGCCTCGACCAATATAAATGACACCGTCCCTCTATATCTTAAGACCGGTAGGTTCGAGCCCAAAGAGTCCAAAAGGACCATTTCCTCGGCGATGGATGTGGGAGATCCGAGCAATTTCGCCAGGATCCTTTATATCTATGGCAATGATCTCAATAGAATAAGAGAGGATATTGTTGGCTGGAGCTTTGATGATGAGGAGACGAAGGACACAATTGGTGAGGTTTACCAGAGATATGATTACCTTCTCGACCCTCACGGGGCGGTGGCTTTTTTAGGGCTTTCAAAAGCTATGGAAGAAATAAACGGGGCTAGCGGTATTTTTTTAGAGACTGCCCATCCAGCCAAGTTCTTCGACATTATCGAACCGATAATCAAAAGGAAGGTGGAGCTTCCCTCCGGGCTTAGGGAGGTATTGAGTAAAAGGAAGAGATCGATTATCCTCTCCCGCTCCTTTTCCGAATTTAAGGGTTTTCTCTTGGAAACCACAAATAGATAGAGCCCTTTTTCAAGATTGAGGTTGGTATTTCCCATCCTTTTCGATCCTTTGATAGGGGGGGATCGTATGGTAAAATGGGAAAGCATCCATCGCTTTTATAAGGAGGGTGAATGTCCTATTTGGTACTTGCTCGTAGGCTTAGACCCCAGAATTTCGATGAGATCGTGGGCCAGGAGGTGATCGTCCGTTCCCTAAAGAACGCCATCCTCTCGGGGCGGATCCCTCACGCCCTGCTTTTTTCCGGGATAAGGGGAGTGGGGAAGACCACCACCGCCAGAGTGTTTGCCAAGGCGCTCAACTGTGTAGAGGGACCAACGGTAACCCCTTGCGGTAAGTGCCCTTCCTGTAAGGAGATAGCCCTCGGCAATTCGATCGATGTGTACGAGATAGATGGCGCCTCCAACCGGGGCATAGACGAGATAAGGGAGTTGAGGGAGAATGTCAAGTACTCCCCGGCACGCGATCGGTTCAAGATCTACATAATAGACGAGGTTCATATGTTGACCCCGGAGGCGTTCAACGCCCTCCTGAAGACGCTTGAGGAGCCACCCTCCCATGTTGTTTTTATCTTAGCCACTACCAACTATCATAAGGTGCCCCCGACGATCATCTCCCGCTGTCAGCATTACGAGTTCCAACGGATACCTCATCGTCTCATTGTCTCTCAGCTTAAGAAGATCGCGTCTGGGGAGAAGGTGAAGATCTCGGAGGCGGGGTTGAACACCATCGCCACCGCTGCCTCGGGCAGTCTTCGGGATGCCCAGAGCATTCTGGAACAGCTCATCTCCTTTGCCGGAGAGAGTGTCTCCGATGAGGATATAACCGCGGTCCTCGGCATCGTTCCTGCTGAGGCGCTTCTTTCCATATCCGAGGCGATCCTGCGGGAGGACGCCTCCCTTCTCATCAAAACGGTCGATGATCTTCTGAACAGGGGATACGATGTTCAGGAGCTTATCTCCGAGCTTATCTCCCTTTTCCGTCATCTGATGGTGGCGAAACTGGTCAAGGAGGCTAAAGAGCTCATCCCCCTACCAGACAAGGAATTAAGGCGGATCGAGATTCAAAGCAAGGAGTTTTCCCTTGAGGATATCCTTCGGATATTGAACCAATTGGCAAATGCGGAACAACTTACCCGCTGGAGCACTCAGCCCCGCTACCTCCTCGAGGCGGTTCTCATTCGTTCTCTCAGGTTGAGAAAACTCGTTCCCTTGGAGGAGGTTCTCTCGAGCCTTTCTTCTGGCGGAGTTTCCTCAGCCGAGTCCCCCTCTGGCAGAGGGGAAAAGGGACCCTCTCTCAAGATGGAGGAGGAAGCTCCCCCCTATGAGGAGAAGGAAGGGGACATCGAGAAGGAGGCAGATGAGGAGTCCCCTGAGGTGGCTGACGAACGGGTGAAGACCCTCCTTTCAAGGCTCAGGAGAGAAAGGCTCCCCCTTTTCTCTATGTTGGTGAATAACGGGGTGGAGCTTGGGGTAGAGGGAGACGATCTGGTGGTGAACTACCCCAAGGGGAAGGAGCCGGTTATCGATATCCTGAAAACGGAGGAAAAACTCGCCTACCTTTCTGAGCTCGCCAGGGCATCGGGGCTTCGTGAGATAAGGTTCTCCCTTGTTCAGAGGGAAGAGGAGGGTTCCTCTTCCCCGGGGAAGAAATTCATCTCCCCCAAGCAAAAAGTCCTCGAGGATGAACGGGTAAGAGGGGTTTTGGAGCTATTCGAGGGGGAGTTGATCGATGTGAGAGAGCATAAGGAGAAGGGGAGGAAGGAGGAAGCCGAATAGAGGAGGGGGATGTTTCAGTTCCCGGAAGCCTTCAGAAGATTGATCCTTGAGCTTTCCCGTCTTCCCGGTATTGGGGAGCGGACTGCGGAGCGGTTGGCTTTCCATCTATTGAAGACGGCGCCAGGAGAGGCGGAACGACTGGCTCGTTCCATCATCGAGGTTAAAAAGAAGGTCTTCTTCTGCTCCGTCTGCAATAGTATCACCGAGCGCGATCCCTGCAGTATCTGTTCCGATCCAGCAAGGGATAGGAGCAAGGTCTGCGTGGTGGAGCAACCGGGAGATATCATCGTGATCGAAAAGACGGGGAAATATAATGGGCTCTACCATGTGCTGATGGGGGTACTTTCCCCTCTGGGCGGGGTGGGACCGGAGGAGCTCAGGATCAAGGGGCTTCTTTCCCGATTGAAGGAGGGGGAGATAAAGGAGGTCATAATCGCCACCAGTCCCAATGCAGAAGGAGAGGCTACCGCTTTCTACCTGGCTAAGATATTAAAACCCTTAGACTTGCTTATTACCCGGATCGGAATAGGTATCCCTGCCGGCGCTGAGCTCTCCTATGCTGATGAGGTGACGATGGCGCGCGCTATTGAAGGAAGAAGGGAGATTTAGATGTTGAAGCGGAAGGTGATCACATCCCCATCTGCCACTATATAGTCTTTTCCCTCGAGGCGGAGGAGTCCCTTTTTTCTTCCTTCCTCGATCGAGCCCAATTTATCGAGGTCGAAAAAGGAGATGACCTCTGCCCTTATAAATCCTCGTTCCATATCGGAGTGAACTGCACCTGCTGCCTTTACCGCCCTTGTGTTCTCCTTGATGCTGAAAGCGCGGACCTCTCCGCTCTTATAGGTGAAGAAGGTGATGAGCCCGAGCAGGCGGTAGGAATCCCGGATTATCCGCTCCCGGCAGGCGGAATCGATGCCGTAGCTTTTTCTGAATTCGGTTGCTTCGTCCGGTGGAAGCTCCGCTATCTCGAGCTCTATCTTTCCGTAGATGTGGGAAAGCCCCATCTTCTTTTTCCCCTCGTAGCCCTTTAGCCCGTATTTTTCTACGAACTCCTTCTCCCCGAGCTCCTCCTCGCCGAGGTTGATTACCTGGAGGATCGGCTTTGCTGAGAGGAACTGGAACCCCCGGAGCATCCTCTCCTCCTCGGAGGAGAAGGAAAGCTCCCTTAAGGGGGTGTTCTTATCCAGTGCCTCCTTTACCTTGTTGAGGAGCTCGTATTCTTTTGTCAATTCATCGCTTTTTATCTTCTTGATGTCCTTTTCCACCCGTTCCAATCTCTTTTCCGCCACAAGGAGATCGGCTAAGATGAGCTCATCCTCGAGGTCGGTTATATCTTTGGCAGGGTTTATCTCTCCTCCCCGATGGGGAAGCTCAGGGTCGGTAAAGGCGCGCACCACATGGAGGAGGGCATCGGCTGGGCGGATGGCGGAGAGGAGTTCACTTCTTCCGAGCTCGGTTCCGGGGAGGCCTCCGATATCCACATACTCTATCTCCGCTGGTGTCAGCTTTTTGGGAGAGAATATCTCGGCGAGCCGGTCGAGCCTATGATCAGGCACCTTGGAGATACCGATCCTCGCTTCCGCCTTTCCTCCGCCGAACTTTGAGGTCTCGAGATGAGCACCGGTGAGGATGTTGAACAGGGTGGTCTTTCCTACCTTGGGAAAGCCGATTATCCCTATCTTCATCTCATCCTCCTTAAGGATATTTAAGGACGAGGTGGCTCCATTTGTCAACCGCGATTCCACCCTTTCTAACCGGCTAAAGTATAAATTTTTTAATCAGATTGATAATTTTCCTTGACAAGGGGAAAAGGGGTATATTAAGATAACCTCAGGTGGAAAAATCTGGACAAAAGTGGACCACCGTCCCAAAAATGAGGGAAAAAGGGAAGGAAAAGTTGAATAAAGAGCTCCAAAACATACTGAGAGGAAGCTTCATAACCAAGGTGGACGATAAGGGGCGGATAAAGATACCCACCGCCTTCAAGAGGATCATCCTCGAGGAATATGGTCCCAATCTTTATATCACCAGCTTAACTGGAGAGAGTGTACGGATATATCCTTTCCCTGTTTGGGCAGAGATTGAGGAGAAGTTGTTAACGCTTCCCTCGATGCATCCGACCAAGCTAAGGGTAGTCGATGTATCCAGTTATTTTGGGCAGATAGCAACTATGGATAAACAGGGAAGGGTGCTCATCCCTCAGAAGCTTCGGGAAGAGGCGCGGATGGAGGGGGAGGTGGCTGTTTTGGGGCACCTTCGTTATCTCGAGGTGTGGAAC
This window of the Acidobacteriota bacterium genome carries:
- the thrC gene encoding threonine synthase yields the protein MKYLSTKGRAEPVSLREAVLKGMPDDGGLFFPEHIPRVSTEFLREMDALSFQEISLEVARLFFSEDISEEELEGFIRNSITFDAPLKRVKENVYSLELFFGPTLAFKDFGARFMAEMVSYFAKKEGKKLTVLVATSGDTGSAVANAFYQKEGIEVFILYPSGKISKNQELQITTYDKNITALEIKGTFDDCQRLVKTAFLDRELNDRLNLTSANSINIARLIPQSFYYFYGFSQLKGRKERVIISVPSGNFGNLTAGIIAKKMGLPIHKFVASTNINDTVPLYLKTGRFEPKESKRTISSAMDVGDPSNFARILYIYGNDLNRIREDIVGWSFDDEETKDTIGEVYQRYDYLLDPHGAVAFLGLSKAMEEINGASGIFLETAHPAKFFDIIEPIIKRKVELPSGLREVLSKRKRSIILSRSFSEFKGFLLETTNR
- the ychF gene encoding redox-regulated ATPase YchF, with protein sequence MKIGIIGFPKVGKTTLFNILTGAHLETSKFGGGKAEARIGISKVPDHRLDRLAEIFSPKKLTPAEIEYVDIGGLPGTELGRSELLSAIRPADALLHVVRAFTDPELPHRGGEINPAKDITDLEDELILADLLVAEKRLERVEKDIKKIKSDELTKEYELLNKVKEALDKNTPLRELSFSSEEERMLRGFQFLSAKPILQVINLGEEELGEKEFVEKYGLKGYEGKKKMGLSHIYGKIELEIAELPPDEATEFRKSYGIDSACRERIIRDSYRLLGLITFFTYKSGEVRAFSIKENTRAVKAAGAVHSDMERGFIRAEVISFFDLDKLGSIEEGRKKGLLRLEGKDYIVADGDVITFRFNI
- the recR gene encoding recombination protein RecR; this encodes MFQFPEAFRRLILELSRLPGIGERTAERLAFHLLKTAPGEAERLARSIIEVKKKVFFCSVCNSITERDPCSICSDPARDRSKVCVVEQPGDIIVIEKTGKYNGLYHVLMGVLSPLGGVGPEELRIKGLLSRLKEGEIKEVIIATSPNAEGEATAFYLAKILKPLDLLITRIGIGIPAGAELSYADEVTMARAIEGRREI
- the dnaX gene encoding DNA polymerase III subunit gamma/tau, which codes for MSYLVLARRLRPQNFDEIVGQEVIVRSLKNAILSGRIPHALLFSGIRGVGKTTTARVFAKALNCVEGPTVTPCGKCPSCKEIALGNSIDVYEIDGASNRGIDEIRELRENVKYSPARDRFKIYIIDEVHMLTPEAFNALLKTLEEPPSHVVFILATTNYHKVPPTIISRCQHYEFQRIPHRLIVSQLKKIASGEKVKISEAGLNTIATAASGSLRDAQSILEQLISFAGESVSDEDITAVLGIVPAEALLSISEAILREDASLLIKTVDDLLNRGYDVQELISELISLFRHLMVAKLVKEAKELIPLPDKELRRIEIQSKEFSLEDILRILNQLANAEQLTRWSTQPRYLLEAVLIRSLRLRKLVPLEEVLSSLSSGGVSSAESPSGRGEKGPSLKMEEEAPPYEEKEGDIEKEADEESPEVADERVKTLLSRLRRERLPLFSMLVNNGVELGVEGDDLVVNYPKGKEPVIDILKTEEKLAYLSELARASGLREIRFSLVQREEEGSSSPGKKFISPKQKVLEDERVRGVLELFEGELIDVREHKEKGRKEEAE
- a CDS encoding division/cell wall cluster transcriptional repressor MraZ; this translates as MLRGSFITKVDDKGRIKIPTAFKRIILEEYGPNLYITSLTGESVRIYPFPVWAEIEEKLLTLPSMHPTKLRVVDVSSYFGQIATMDKQGRVLIPQKLREEARMEGEVAVLGHLRYLEVWNDQLFREKRLAVPLTEEDLRILSELGI
- a CDS encoding homoserine kinase, which gives rise to MKGLKEVKVFAPATVANLVCAFDILGVALETPGDEVVLRLRKEPGIKISKITGDGGRLPLDPERNVATIAMASMMSSLKVKEGVEVELIKKMPISSGLGSSAASSVAGVFALNVLLGEPLSKEELLPFALEGEKFASKEAHADNVAPSLFGGVILVRSISPLEIVRISYPESIYFGIVHPKMEIETKKARQILPQKVPLKKAVIQWGNIAGLIAGLMKKDLKLISASLSDVIIEPVRSKLIPNFERAKEVALKEGALAFGISGSGPSVFALCSSREEASFVAKKVSEDFEKAGLSSDIYISGVNEEGPKIVYRRG